CTAGTTGTTTTTCAAATAAATCAACCGGACTAAATGAACGATTAGATAATTCAATTAACGGTTTATCAGCGATGAACTCATAAAATTCCGTTGAAACTTTTTCGGCTACGACTTTAACTTTTGCATCGGGAGAATTGGATATTATAGCTTGAATTTTTTCCAATCCAACAGGTCCTGCTCCGACAAGCAAAGTTTGGACTTGATCAAGTTTAATATATATTGGAAAAAGAGTATTCATTAAAATTCTAATACTTGTATTTCTTCTTTAATCTGTTCAAACTCGAGGTGTTTTGCAACTACCTCGCCCAATACAATGATTGCCGGCACCCCAATTGCTGAAGCTTGAGCTTTTTCCAGAATATTTTCTACTCTGCCCAGAACAATTTTTCTCATTTGGAAGAGAACCGTTTTGTATTAATGCAATTGGCAGTTCTCCTTTCCCATTATCAGTATACAAATCAATGATTTCCTTTAACTTAGCATATCCCATCAAAACAACTACTGTAGCGTTAGTGTTAACAGCTTTGTATAAATCTTCTGATAAAAATCCGGCTTTAGTTGCGCCAGTTATTACCCAAAAAGATTCAGAAATCCCTCTATAAGTCAATGGAATTTGTTGCAGTCCGGTTAGGCTTATTGATGAAGAAAGTCCGGGCACAACGGCTGTAGGGATATTGAATTGTCTAACGTAATCAATTTCTTCACCACCTCGGCCAAATACAAATGGATCACCGCCTTTAAGCCTTACGACATGTCCATGTGTCAATGCATAATCAACTAATAATTGATTGATCTGTTCCTGTGAAGTAGATAATTGTTCGGCTCTTTTGCCTACATATATTTTCGTACAATTCTCATCTGCTAATTCTAGCAATTCTTCATTTACTAGTGCATCATATAATATTACGTCAGCTTTTTGAATGGCTTTTATCCCTTTTAATGTAATAAGTTCAGGATCCCCTGGACCCGCACCTACTAAAGTTACAAATGGTTTAATTTCCTTCATTTCTCTCCTCTCTTATTGGTTAACTAATCGCCATTCTTCCCTGCGCGCTTTTGCTTCAAGACAAAAAGCTCTTGCTTGTAAAATGTAGGTTTTTGCAAATTCTTCAGAAGGCTCAAATTTATTTATTTGAAGCACACGGTCTGTAAAAGAAGATGAAAATTGAAAATAATCTTCATTTACATAATGTACATCAAACTCTTGTATTACAGCAGATTGTGTGGAAGCATTTATTCCTTTGTCTAACAACAATGCTTTTGCTGTCCAAACAAATGCACTATAAGCATGATAAATAGCGTCTGCATATTGATTTTTCTCTAATGCTATTTCAGCAAGATCAATTTTTTCTTCAGCTTCCAACAACAAGGTTGCCACTAAATCAATCACTACACCAGCACATTCACCCACACCGATTGCAGTTTCAAAAGTTTCTTCATGTCCCCAATCGATGTGTTCATCTGCAGTCAGATTAGTCAGGTCTGCCAAAGGTTTTAAAAGTTTATAAAAATAATCCTTTCCTTGTTGTTCGTAATAAGCTAGGAAATTCTGATCTACTAATTTATTTTGCTTAAAATCAGTAAGTATAAAGTCAACTACTTGAAGTACTCTTTTAGTAGGAACTTTGATTACACGTTCTGCTACTTTTCCTTTTCCATCGCCTAATGTTCCTCCTCCGATCATCACTTGAGCGGCAGGAACTACATTTCCATTTACCTTCACAGAACTACCATGAAAACCGATATGAGCCAAACCGTGTTGACCACAGGAATTCATACATCCTGAAATTTTAATTTTCAGTTCTTTTTCTTTGATAAAATCTTGGTGAAATTTATGGATATAATTTTCTAGGACGCGAGCCATTTCGGTTGAATTGGAAATTCCTAGATTACAAGTGTCAGTTCCTGGGCAGGTTGTTATGTCGGCTGTACTATTATAACCTGGTTTCGCAAAGCCTAAGCTTAATAATAAATTATAGATAGCAGGTAATGATTCCTTTCTAGCATACTTAAACAGAAGATTTTGATCTTGGGTTATACGAATGTCATCAGCAATATGCTTTCTTAGGCCATCAACCAATTTACGAGCCTTTTGAGTTGAGATGTCTCCAGTTTGGATATTAGCATATACTCCAAAATATCCTTTTTGTTTTTGTTCGAACGTATTTGTAGCCTTCCAAAGTTCAAATCCAAGCAAATCCTCTGGAACTTCCTCTTGAATTAGATCTTTTGGTGCAACAGGTTGCTGTATTGATTCTCTATCAACAATTACTTTTTTGTTTTTAATGGCTATTTTTTCTTCTTCAATTAGGTTTAAGACCGTGTCTAAGCCTAATTTTTGAACTAAATATTTAAACCTAGCTTTATTTCTGTTATTTCTTTCTCCGTTTCTGTCAAATACACGCAAGGTTGCTTCTATATAAGGAATAAAATCATCCTCATGCAAGAAATCATAAACTTCGTGGGCCAATATTGGTTGAGCTCCTAGGCCACCACCAAGCATCACTTTAAAGCCTCTGATTTCTTCTCCATTGGCAACCTTTATCTTAGGGATGAAACCAAAATCATGGATATAAGAGAATGCGGTATCCTTGTCACTGGAGGAAAATGACATTTTAAATTTCCTGCCCATTTCGGCACATACGGGTTTCTTAAGAAATATTCAAATGTTTTTTGTGCATATGGTGAAACATCGAATGGTTCATCTGGGTCAATTCCTGATGCTGGAGAAGCTGTAACATTTCGAACAGTATTTCCGCATGCTTCTCTTAATGTTATATCATCCTCAGCAAGTTTGGCCCATAATTCTGGAGTTTTGTCCAAACTAACATAATGAATCTGTATGTCCTGTCTGGTTGTTAAATGCAGATTTTTGCTAGCATATTCATCGGAGATATCGGCGATTTTTAGAATTTGTTTAAACGTAATTCTTCCAAAAGGCAATTTAATTCTCACCATTTGTACACCAGCTTGTCTCTGACCATAAACTCCTCTCGCTAAACGCAAGGATCTGAATTTTTTCTTCGGGCAATTCCCCTTGTTGAAAAGCTCTTATTTTCTTTTCTAGTTCGATTATTTCCTGTTCCACCACAGGATTTTCTAATTCTGTCCTAAAGCTCTGCATTCTCTCTTCTATTATTAAAAAGGCAAATAAACACCCCTTTGTTTAGGTTATCGTTAATGTTTCTTTGACAAATGTATAAAATAATTATAAAATAACTATACAAAGTCTACCAAATTACTATATATTTGTGTAATTAATCAAAAATAATGTTCAAAAAGGGTCTATATATTTATATTAAAACATTGTCATTCAGTATATTATTGATTTTTGTAACATTTTCTTGTTCTCCAAAAATTGATCAGGGGTATGATAAAGAGAAAGGATTTATAGGCACTATTTCGATTTCAGGTGCTTTTGCACTTTACCCAATTGCAGTATTATGGAGCGAAGATTTCAAAAAAATTCATCCGAATGTCCGCTTCAATATTTCTGCTGGAGGAGCAGGAAAAGGAATATCAGATGTATTATCGAATATGGTTGATATAGGATAGTTTCTAGGGATCTTCATCCTATTGAGCTTGAACGGGGAGCTTTTCCAATCATAGTTGCCAATGATGCTGTGATTGGCACCTTAAACAGTGCGCATCCAAACATTGATGAATTATTAAAGCGAGGCTTGAGCCAAAAAGAGTTGAAAGGTATATTTATAACGGGGAGCATCAAAAAATGGAGCGATATAGAACCGGGTTTTGTAAATAAAAATATAGAGGTTTACGTTCGTTCTGATGCTGCTGGAGCTGCTGAAACATGGGCAAAATATTTAGGAGGTACACAGGAAGAACTGAAGGGGGTTGGCATTTTTGGGGACCCAGGGCTCGCCCAGGCAATAAAAGATAACCCTTTAGCCATAGGATTCAACAATATCAATTATGTATTTGATTTGAAAACAAAGAAGACTACAGATAAACATTGTTGCTTTACCTCTTGATGTCAATTCGGATCATAAAATTGATGAAAATGAGAGTTTTTACACAGAATTGGACAGTCTTACGAATGCTGTTGCCTTAGGTAAATATCCTTCACCACCATCCAGAGAGTTGATGTTTGTCTTAAACAAAAATCAACAATCAAAATTAATGGCGGAATTCGTTCGTTTTGTCATGTCGCCAAAACAGCAGGGTTATCTATTGGAGAATGGATTTGTTCCATTAGAAAAGGAATTAATAAATAAAGAAATCAATAAACTATCGGCGAGTGAATTATAGATTAATAAAAGACAAAATAATTAGAAATCTATCGGGGCTTTTATTGGGAATTAGTCTTGTTGTGATTTTGGCCATTGTCATAGGTTTGAGTATAAAATCTGAGCCATTAATCACTACAGAATCCATTTGGACCATCCTTGGGAGCAGTATTTGGTCACCAATGAAAGGCAATTTTGGTTTCTTACCTTTTATTATGGGTACGGTATGGGTCACATTGATATCTTTAATTATAGCGGTTCCCTTATGCTTGGCAGCATCTGTTTATTTAGTGGAATACGCTGGAAATAGATTGAGAAACTTTGTACTCCCACTGGTTAATATCCTTGCTGCCATTCCGCCTGTTTTTATATGGGGTTTGGGGGGTATTATTTGTGGTTCCTTTAATTGGAAATTATGTTGCTCCCATTTTTGGGATTAGCACGACAGGATATTCGGTTTTTTCTGGCGGAATTGTACTTGCTGTGATGATTTTTCCGATAATGGTGAGTATCATGGTGGAAGTATTACAGACCATTCCTAAGGAACTGCGATCTGTTTCTCTGTCATTAGGAGCTACTAAATTAGAGACAATTCAAAAAGTAATATTAAAGAAAGCTCGTCCAGGCATTATGGCAGCGATTGTATTGGCAGTTTCAAGAGCTTTTGGAGAAACTATAGCTGTTTTAATGGTTTGTGGGAATATCCCAAAGATACCCCAGTCGTTATTTGATGCAGGTTATCCTCTCCCAGCATTAATTGCCAATAATTTTGGAGAAATGATGTCTATCCCATTATATGATTCTGCATTGATGTTTGCGGCATTGTTGCTATTTGTGATCATTCTGGGCTTTAATTTAATTTCACGAGGCATTTTAAAGAAAATGGAGACCAAAAACATATGAGTAATATCAAAAGAAGGCTGAGAAAGGAGAAAATTGCCAAGGTCTTAATGCAAGCATCTGGAATAATTATTACAGGTTCTTTATTTTTTATTATAGGTACGATTCTTTATAAGGGTCTTCCCTATTTGAGTTTGGATATGATTACCAAAACACCGCAGGGTGGTTTTTATATTGGAAAGGAAGGCGGCATATTGAATGCTATTCTTGGTTCTCTATACTTGGCTGGGCTATCTACATTATTAGCAACGTTGATAGGAATTCCTATTTGTATTTATTTGAATGTTTATGCAAAGAAAGGGTCTAAAATCTCTAACTTTTCGAAGTTAATATTTGATGTATTGTTTGGTATTCCGTCTATTGTTTATGGCGCCATAGCCTTCAGTATTATGGTATGGCTTGGTGTCAGGGCATCTTTGATTGGCGGAGTTATTACTATTACTTTATTAACTATTCCAATTGTCGTTCGAACCATTGATGAACTGATTCAGACGATTCCAGGGGATTTGAACCATATTACAACTTCACTTGGCGCTACTCGCTGGGAATCTGCCAAAGTAATGCTAACCTACATCAAACCGGGGTTGTTTACTGCAATTCTGTTGGCTTTTGGAAGAGCTATCGGAGATGTTGCAGGTGTATTATTGACGACAGGTTTTAGTGATAACATTCCATTATATCTAGACGAGCCTACTGCGACTTTGCCTTTAGCTATATTTTTTCAATTAAGCAGTCCAATACCTGAGGTACAAGGCCGCGCCTATGCTTCAGCACTTATTTTAACAATCATCATTTTAGTTATCGTTATATGTACGCAATACCTAGCATCGAAACAGAAAAAGCATCGGGTATAATCCATCAGGTTAACCCACATATACAGATCAAGGATTTAAATGTTTATGTAGAAGATCAGCATATTCTAAAAAACATCAATCTAGAGATTCCCAATAATTGTATTACATCCATTATTGGACCATCTGGTTGTGGCAAGACGACTTTGCTGAAGACCTTAAACCGACTATTGGATGATTCTACTGAGGTTCAAGTCACAGGGTCAGTTTTAGTGAATGGTGAGGATATTTATGGTCCGAATGCAGAGGTAACCCATATACGCAAAAAAATGGGATTGCTCTCCCAAAAACCTTTTCCACTGCCTATGTCAATTTTTGACAATATTGCATATGGACCGAGGATACACGGGAACAGAGATAAGAAATCATTAAAAAATATTGTGGAGCAGCAGCTCAAAAATGTTGGTTTGTGGGAGGAAGTTAAAGATAGACTTGATAGTTCGGCGTCTAAACTTTCAATAGGCCAGCAGCAAAGGCTTTGTTTGGCTCGAGGTTTAGCTGTAGAACCAGAAATTATTCTTGGGGATGAATCTACCTCTGCACTAGATCCAATTTCTACACAAGTAATCGAGAATCTTCTAATTGATTTAAAACAAGATTATACGATCGTATTGGTAACTCATATCTTGCGTCAGGCTCGACGGGTATCGGATTATATCTTATTTCTTTACAATGGTGAAGTTGTAGAATTTGGAAAATCAGAACAAATATTGTTGAGTCCACAACATGATATTACTCGACAATATGTCAAAGGCTTTATTTCATAATCATTAATAGAAAAAGGAGCTGTTTTTATTTTTCAGCTCCTTTCCTATTATATTTTGATTATCTAACTTCTAGTTTCGCCTTCAGGCCCTTCTTCGATCACTTCAGCAATCTCTTCTAAACCATCTTCATCAGAATCTTTCCTGAACGGAGCTGCTTCATCAAATTCACCTTCCCATTTTGCAACCACGACAGTTGCCAAACAGTTACCAATCACATTCACTGATGTTCTTGCCATATCCATCAGCTCATCAATACCAAGAATAGCAGCGATAACAAAAACTGGGAGTCCAAACTGGTCAGCGGTTGCAATTAAAATAATCAATGAGGCTCTAGGTACAGCAGCTACCCCTTTTGAAGTAATCATTAGGGTGAATGCAATCATCAATTGTTGACCGAATGACAGATCAATTCCGGCTGCTTGCGCAACAAATATTGAGGCTAAGGAAAGATATAATGATGTTCCATCGAGATTAAAGCTGTATCCAGTAGGAATTACAAAAGATACGATTTTCCGCGGCACACCGAATTTTTCCATTGCGCTCATTGCTTTAGGCAATGCTGCATCAGAGCTTGTTGTTGCAAATGCAATAGATACCGGTTCTTTAATTGCATTTATAAATTGTTTTACAGGAACTTTTAAATACAATGCCACCGGCAATAATACACAAGCCAAGAAGAATATCAATGCTAGATATAATGTTGCCAATAACATAAAAAGATTTTTCAGGATATCAACGCCGAGGTGTCCGACGGTATATGCCATTGCTGCGCCGACACCAATTGGAGCAAATAACATCACCAGATTGGTGAACTTAAACATCGCTTCAGAGAGGGATTCTGTAAAATCCACAAAGGGTTTTCGTTTTTTCTCGTCCACCATTGCTAGTCCAATACCGAAGATAACAGCAAATACGACAATTTGAAGTACCTTGTTTTCATAGACTGATTTTACAATGTTTTCAGGGAAAGTATCTCTAAAGAATGCTGTGAAATTATATAACCAATGAGCACTTTCATCGATGTGTTCAAGGGCCAATTTATCAGTTTCAGAAACGGCTGAAGTTTTGGGTAATTCTTCATGCGGCATATGTTCAATATCAATACCCACACCTGCTTTAGTTAGGTTAATCGCACCTAGTCCTATGAAAATGGCACAAGTTGTAGCACAGAAGAAATAGAGCATTGATTTCCAGGCCATTCGACCTACCTGTTTTAGGTCTGAATGTCCAGCAATACCGAAAACTAATGTTGAGAATAGGATTGGTCCAACGATTGTTTTGACTAATTTGATGAAACCTTGGCTTAAAGGTTGGAGCGCTTTGGCTACATCAGGAAAATCCAGACCAACAAAAATACCTAAAACCATACAGGTCAAGATCCAGGTTGTTAAGCCTTTACGAACGATTGCATTTAGAATTAAGACTGCAGCTGTTATCCAGCGAACAATCATCATTACAGCTGGAGGAATTGCAACTAAGTCAAATTCATAAAGTAGAGTTAATATTGAGGCTATTGCTATTGTAATTAGCAAAATATATCCCGTGTTTTTCTTTGACATGCAGATTATTTAGGGTTATTTATTTCTTTTTTCACTTTTTATGACGAACAAAAATAAAAAAATAGAGCTGCAAACCAAATAAATTACTCTAATGTATCTTTTGTTTGACTCATTATGAAAAGAATTTTATTTCTTAAAATGTTGGGATTAAGAAAATTAATTCAAAAAATGTTTTTTGAGGAAATTTCATGAAACAGCATAAAAAAAGCCACCTGAAAGATCAGGTGGCTATAAAAATATTTTTTGTTATTTATTCAGCGTGTAACCAAGCTTTTTTAGCTAATAATTCGTCTTCAGATTCACGCACATCTTCATCTTCTACACAGCAGTCTACTGGGCAAACAGCTGCACATTGAGGTTCATCGTGAAAACCCACACATTCTGTACATTTATCAGAAACAATATAATATACTTCA
The Sphingobacterium daejeonense genome window above contains:
- a CDS encoding PstC family ABC transporter permease encodes the protein MVPLIGNYVAPIFGISTTGYSVFSGGIVLAVMIFPIMVSIMVEVLQTIPKELRSVSLSLGATKLETIQKVILKKARPGIMAAIVLAVSRAFGETIAVLMVCGNIPKIPQSLFDAGYPLPALIANNFGEMMSIPLYDSALMFAALLLFVIILGFNLISRGILKKMETKNI
- the cobA gene encoding uroporphyrinogen-III C-methyltransferase, with the translated sequence MKEIKPFVTLVGAGPGDPELITLKGIKAIQKADVILYDALVNEELLELADENCTKIYVGKRAEQLSTSQEQINQLLVDYALTHGHVVRLKGGDPFVFGRGGEEIDYVRQFNIPTAVVPGLSSSISLTGLQQIPLTYRGISESFWVITGATKAGFLSEDLYKAVNTNATVVVLMGYAKLKEIIDLYTDNGKGELPIALIQNGSLPNEKNCSGQSRKYSGKSSSFSNWGAGNHCIGRGSCKTPRV
- a CDS encoding phosphate ABC transporter ATP-binding protein; protein product: MYAIPSIETEKASGIIHQVNPHIQIKDLNVYVEDQHILKNINLEIPNNCITSIIGPSGCGKTTLLKTLNRLLDDSTEVQVTGSVLVNGEDIYGPNAEVTHIRKKMGLLSQKPFPLPMSIFDNIAYGPRIHGNRDKKSLKNIVEQQLKNVGLWEEVKDRLDSSASKLSIGQQQRLCLARGLAVEPEIILGDESTSALDPISTQVIENLLIDLKQDYTIVLVTHILRQARRVSDYILFLYNGEVVEFGKSEQILLSPQHDITRQYVKGFIS
- a CDS encoding substrate-binding domain-containing protein is translated as MIGTLNSAHPNIDELLKRGLSQKELKGIFITGSIKKWSDIEPGFVNKNIEVYVRSDAAGAAETWAKYLGGTQEELKGVGIFGDPGLAQAIKDNPLAIGFNNINYVFDLKTKKTTDKHCCFTS
- a CDS encoding PstA family ABC transporter permease, producing MSNIKRRLRKEKIAKVLMQASGIIITGSLFFIIGTILYKGLPYLSLDMITKTPQGGFYIGKEGGILNAILGSLYLAGLSTLLATLIGIPICIYLNVYAKKGSKISNFSKLIFDVLFGIPSIVYGAIAFSIMVWLGVRASLIGGVITITLLTIPIVVRTIDELIQTIPGDLNHITTSLGATRWESAKVMLTYIKPGLFTAILLAFGRAIGDVAGVLLTTGFSDNIPLYLDEPTATLPLAIFFQLSSPIPEVQGRAYASALILTIIILVIVICTQYLASKQKKHRV
- a CDS encoding substrate-binding domain-containing protein; the protein is MFKKGLYIYIKTLSFSILLIFVTFSCSPKIDQGYDKEKGFIGTISISGAFALYPIAVLWSEDFKKIHPNVRFNISAGGAGKGISDVLSNMVDIG
- a CDS encoding dicarboxylate/amino acid:cation symporter; translation: MSKKNTGYILLITIAIASILTLLYEFDLVAIPPAVMMIVRWITAAVLILNAIVRKGLTTWILTCMVLGIFVGLDFPDVAKALQPLSQGFIKLVKTIVGPILFSTLVFGIAGHSDLKQVGRMAWKSMLYFFCATTCAIFIGLGAINLTKAGVGIDIEHMPHEELPKTSAVSETDKLALEHIDESAHWLYNFTAFFRDTFPENIVKSVYENKVLQIVVFAVIFGIGLAMVDEKKRKPFVDFTESLSEAMFKFTNLVMLFAPIGVGAAMAYTVGHLGVDILKNLFMLLATLYLALIFFLACVLLPVALYLKVPVKQFINAIKEPVSIAFATTSSDAALPKAMSAMEKFGVPRKIVSFVIPTGYSFNLDGTSLYLSLASIFVAQAAGIDLSFGQQLMIAFTLMITSKGVAAVPRASLIILIATADQFGLPVFVIAAILGIDELMDMARTSVNVIGNCLATVVVAKWEGEFDEAAPFRKDSDEDGLEEIAEVIEEGPEGETRS